In Halobacterium noricense, the genomic stretch CGGCTGCTCGGTCATCGGCGAAGTCACCGAAGGGAACTACGTCTGCGAGTTCGAGGGCGAGGCGCAGCGCGCCTCGGAAGAGGCGAGCGGCGACAGCCGCGAGCCAGAGACCGTCGTCGACGCGCCCGCGGAGTTCCTCGCGGACGGCGCGCCGATGAACGACCTCGAACGCGAGGAGCCCAGCGAGCCCGAGACGGACCTGCCGGACGTCGACGTCGACGAGGCGTTCGACGCGGTGCTGTCGAGTCCGAACACGGCGAGCAAGCGCTGGGTGTACCGCCAGTACGACCACGAGGTCGGCAACCGGACGCTCCGGCGGCCCGGCGACGACGCCGCCGAACTCGCGCTCCACGAAGTGGCTGAAGCAGGTGGCGAGGAGACCGCACTCGCGTTCTCCGCGGGCACGAACCCGAACTGGACCGACGCCTCGCCGTACCGCGGCGCGTACGCGACGGCCGTGGAGAACGCGACGAATCTCGCGGCGGTCGGCGCTGAACCGCTGGCCGCGGTGGACTGCCTGAACGGCGGGAACCCCGAGAATCCCGACGTCTACGGCGGGTTCGCGGCGGCAGTCGACGGCCTCGCGGACGGCTGCCGCGCGGTCGACGCGCCGGTCGTCGGCGGGAACGTCAGCCTCTACAACGACTCCAACGCGGGCCCCGTGCCGCCGACGCCGACGCTCGCGATGCTCGGCGTCCGGCAGGGCTACGACGCGCCCGGGATGGCGGCCGCGGGCGAGGGCGAGTTCGTGCTCGTCGGCGGCCACGACGAGACGCTCGGCGGGAGCGAGTACCTCGCACAGTTCGACGGCAGCGCGCCGTTCCCCGACGTGGAGGATAGCAGCGTCGCAGCAGTCCGAACGGCCGCGACGCACGACGCGACGCTTGCCGTCCACGACGTCAGCGACGGCGGCCTCGCGGTCACGCTCGCCGAGATGGTCGGGGAGAGTGCGGGCGTCGAGGTAGACGTTCCGAGCGTCGGCGCGCTGTTCTCGGAGGCCCCGGGGCGCGCGGTCGTGGAGACGACCGACGTCGACGTGCTCCGCGACGCGGTGGACGCGCCCGTCGTCGACCTCGGCGAGACGACTGACGACGGCGTGCTATCCCTCGCTGTGGCTGGCGAGTCCGTCGACTACGACCACGAGGAAATCGTGGACGCACGGCGCGTCCTCGAACGCGAACTCGACTAGAAGAACGCCGGGAAGAGGTACGCCACTGCGACGCCGACGAGCAGTACGAGGAGGCCGACGCCGACCTGGCTCGTGGTGTACTCCTGCATCGGTGACGTGACGCGACCCGAATCGTCGTGAGCGTGGTCGTCTGACATGCGCGGCGATTGGATGGGGGCCTACTTGGCAGTACCGAACCCGTGCGACCTGTTCGACGCCGAACGTCTCGTCGCCGCCCAGCCAGCCGCGCTCTCGGACTGCCTCGGAGTCCCGGGGAATCGCGGTGACAGCGCCGACCTGCTCGTCGGTCGCCCCGCGAACGCGACCGCGCGGCCGAGCGCCGCCTGCGAGAGCGGCGAGTCGTCGAACGCGACGACGTACGTCATGACGTATCCCTCACGTCCGGCCGTTGGATGCCGGAGACGAAACCACTATCGGCGGTTCCCTCGAACTGCACAGTATGCTGACCAAGCGCGTCATCCCGTGCGTCGACGTCGACTTAGACGACGACGGGAACGCCGCCGTCTACACGGGCGTGAACTTCGAAGACCTCGAGTACACGGGCGACCCCGTGGAGATGGCGAAACGGTACAACGAAGCGGGCGCCGACGAGTTCGTCTTCCTCGACATCACCGCGAGCGCGGAGGGCCGCGCGACGATGCTGGAGACCGTCGAGCGCGTCGCCGACGAGGTGTTCATCCCGCTGACCGTCGGCGGCGGCATCCGCGAGAAGGACGACATCAAGGAGACGCTGCGCGCGGGCGCCGACAAGGTCTCCATCAACACGGGCGCGCTCGAACGCCCCGAACTCATCACGGAGGGTGCGAAGGCGTTCGGCAACCAGTGCATCGTCATCAGCGTGGACGCGCGGCGGCGCTACGACGAACAGGGCGAGCACTACGAGCAGGTCGACGGCGAGTCCTGTTGGTTCGAGGCGACCGTGAAGGGTGGGCGCGAGGGGACCGGCCGGGACGTCGTCGAGTGGGCGCGCGAAGCAGAGGAGCGCGGCGCGGGCGAGCTGTTCGTGAACTCCATCGACGCCGACGGGACGAAGGACGGCTACGACCTGCCGCTGACGGGTGCGGTCTGTGACGCCGTCTCGACGCCGGTCATCGCGTCCTCGGGCTGCGGGTCGCCCCAGGACATGGCCGACGCCTTCGACGCGGGTGCGGACGCCGCGCTCGCCGCCTCGATTTTCCACTACGGCGAGTACACCATCGAGGAGACCAAGCAGTACCTCGACGAACACGGCGTGCCGGTCAGGCTGTAGGAGCGACGGCTGCGACGTCGATATTCCGTACTCGACACTGCGAATGATTTATCACTAAAGTCCAATATAGCGGTAGTATGTCTCACTCTGGTGCACCCGGGTCGGGGGACCCGGAAACTGCCCAGTGTTCCCCTGATGGACCGCTCGACCCGGGGCGCTCGGCTGTGGACGCCGTCGAATGCGATTCCACGCGGTTCGTGAACCTCGCGCACGCCTCTATGGGGATTCAACCGACGTACCTCGTGTTGACCGACAGCGACGCTGACGCCACGCAGTTGTCACTCACGGACGTGCTGTCGATGCCCGAGATACAGAACGCGGTCGCGTACTTCGGCGCGGACACCGACAGCGTCCGCGTGCGCACCCAACCCGGTCGTCGCGTCGCCCTCGAAGAACACGTCGACGCACTCGCCGAGCGCAGCTCCGACCCCGCCTTCGAGTTCGGCGGGCGGTGCTTCGAGCTGTCGGTCGTCGTCGGTTAGGCCGCTGCTTCGAACGTGTCCGCGAAGTCCCGGAGCTCGTCGCTCATCCGTTCTGCCGCCGACTGAAGCGCGTCGAGGGGGTCGGTGCCCTCCTCGGTCTTGATGGTGAGCACCGGCTCGGTCTGACCGCCGGACTGCTCGGGGTTCATGTCGTACGAGGCCGCGACGACGCCCTCGGTTTCGATGAGCGAGCCCTTCAGCCCGTTCATGAAGGTGTGGTCCTCCCCGGCAATCTCGATAGTGAGTTCCGCGTCTCCCTTCTCGATAACCCGCAGGTCCATGCGTGTCGGTTCGCTCGTGGCGCGTTTCAACGTTTCGAACCGTCGGCTCGCGGGCGGACGGTTTATGCCGCCGGGGCCAGCCACGTAGTGGTATGAACGTCTCGCCGGTGGTCGTCGTCGCTGCGACGACGCTCGCTCTCCTCGCGGTGACTGTCGCGGTGCCGCGGTTCCGTCGCTTCTCCTCGCTCACGCGCGCCGCACCCGTCGCCGTGCTCGTCGGCATCGCCGCCGCGGCGGCGCTGGAAACGGTCGACGTCTGGACCGCTGCCGCGTACGCGGCCGTCGTCACGTTCGTCGCGACAGGCGTCGGCGTGCTCTCCGTCGGCGAAGGTCGTGCCGCCGTGCGTCGCATCCGCAGCCGACTCCTGTTCGGGATTCCGTGGGGCACACTCTTGGTCGTCGTCGCGGTCGCCGCGTTCTACCTGGTCGTCCAGTTCGGCGCGGCGGGCGCGCCGCTGGTCGTGCCGTTCGTCTCGTGGTCGTACTTCTACCCGCTGGGGACGGTCACGTCGGCGTTCGCGCACGCCAGCCTCGGCCACGTCACGGGGAACCTCGTCGCGACGGTTGCGCTCGCGCCGCTGGCGGAGTACGCGTTCTCGCACTACCCGACTGAGCGCGGCGAGTCCTCGTTCGGCTCGTGGCGCACCAACCCCTACGTTCGCGCGCTCGTCGTCTTCCCGGCGGCGGTCTTCGGCGTCGGCCTGCTGACCGGCGTATTCTCGTGGGGCGCGACAATCGGCTTCTCCGGTGTCGTGTACGCGTTCGCGGGGTTCGCGCTCGTGCGCTTCCCGCTGGCGACCGTGCTCGCCGTGTCGGTTCGCGAGGTGCTGTCGCTCTTGTGGACGGTCGTCCACGACCCGATTACGTACGCCTCCGCGTCGCCGTCGTTCTCGACGCCGTGGTGGGCCGGCATCTCCGTGCAGGGCCACCTCTTCGGCTTCCTCGTCGGCGCAGTGCTCGCCGCCGCGCTCGTCGTCCGCCGCGAGAACCGCCCCTCCGCTGCCCGCATCTGGTTCGGCGCGGTCGTGCTCGCGGCGTCGATGTCGCTGTGGGCGGTGTGGTGGTACGGCGCTGCCGACGAGTACGTGCTCTTCCGCGCGCTCGGCGTGCTGCTGGTCGCCGCGCTCGCTGTCCTCCTGACTGCGGCCGTGCGCGCCGACACGAGCACGCTGTTCGGCGACGTCTCCACGCGGAAGGCCGCGTTCGTCGTGTTGCTGCTCCCCGTCGTGACGATGTCGATGGTCGCCGTGCCGGTGAACCTCACCACCGTCGCGGACGCCGACCTCCCCGGCGACCCCGTGGAGATCCGCGGCTACGAGGTGACCTACGCCGAAGACGTCACCAACGAGCGCGTCTCCGGCGTGGACGTCCCGTACTTCTCGCAGGCGACGAACGTCTCCGCGAGCGGCGTCATCGTCGCCAACCCCGAGCGCGACATCTGGACGCAGGAGGTGAGCGCGAGCAGACTCGGCTTCTACGGCGACCAGTCCGTCACCGTCGGCGGCGTCGGCTGGAAGGAGTCCGTCGGCGTCCACCGCCGCGGCTGGGTGCCCGCGGGCGCCAGCGCCGTCTACAACGTCTACGTCACGCCGCCCGAGGGCGAGACGCGCCACGTCTACAGCTCCGAGAACGCTACCGCGGACCCGGTCGTCGCCGGCCGACAGGTGCGCGTGACCTCGTCGAGCGGCGGCTTCGACCTCGACGTCCTGCGCAACCAGACCGTCGTCGGCTCGACGGGGATTCCACAGCAGAACGAGACCACTGACGCGGCCGGGCTGACGTTCGTGCGGAACGGGAGTCGGGTGCTGACGGAGCACGAGAACACGACGATTCGCATCGCGAGCCGGGAGACCTACGAGTAGTCCGCCCACTCGATGCGGAAGGCTTCGACGTCGAGGCGCTCGCGCTCGCTCGTGTGGAACTCGAACTGCCGCGCGACGTCGAGTTCCGCGGCGAACGCGTGCGTGACCTCGCCGCCCTCGTCGGCGGCGAACGACTCCACGAACGACTTGCTGCCGGCGTTGTGAATCGAGTAGGAGGCGCCGGCGATCTCGGCGGTCGCGACGAGGAACGCGCGGTCGGCGTGCTCGCTGCCGCGCTGGGCGCCGAACGGCGGGTTCATCACGACCGTATCCACCGTTTCCAGCGGCGGCCGCGTCGCGTCCCCGAGCAGCCAGTCGACGGCGACCGCGGGGTCGACGCGGGGTTCGTTCTCGCGCGCGACTGCGAGTGCGTCCGGGTCGCGCTCGACGGCGAGGACGCGCTCGGGATTTCGCGTGGCAGCGCCGAGCGCGAGCATCCCCGTGCCAGTGCCGAGGTCGGCGACCGTGCAGCCGGCGAGGTCGCCGTGGAGGTCCGCGAGGTGGAGGAGGTGGGCGGCGAGGTCGGCGGGCGTCGAGTACTGTTCGAGCGCGGCGCTCGGGTTGCGGAACCCTTCGACCGCCGAGAGGCGCTGTTCGAGCGCGCGCTTCATACCCGGGCCGAGGGCTCCGGGGGCGAAGAAAGCTCCGTCACGAAGAGAGCACGTCAGTTCAGGGAGAGGCCGTCGACGTCGACGGCGAGCCCGTCGCGGCGGGCGCGCTCGGCGACCGCGGAGAGCGCGGGGCGGACTTTCTCGGGGGCGGCGGCCTCGCGGACGTCGACGGTGAGGCGGTTCGCGCCGAGGAAGGAGGCATTTTCGACGAGTGCGCGGAGGCGGTCGGCCTCGCGCTGGGTGGCCAGCGAGCAGTCCTCGTCGAAGGCGGCGTCGACGGCGACTTCCGCGGGGACGTAGCCTTCGTCGGCGAGATCGGCGGCGAGCGAGCGCAGGTCCTCGCGGGAGGCGTTGGCGATGGCGGTGGCGTCGACGGTCACGGGGGTGGAGTCGGTGGGGCGACAGCCTTCGATGGGACTGGTTCGGCGTGACGTGCTCATGCTACTCACACATACATGGTGGAAATACAAAAAGGTTTTCTAATGCTTAGTAGTAATACAGGCGCCGAACGGGTTAATGTGCTCAGGCTTCCTTCCTGAGGTAATGCCTGTTGGGGACTGGAGCGAGGAATTTCGTAGCCGAACGATTCGCGTTCTCCACGCCGACAGCGACGAGACGTTCGCCTCGCTCACAGCCTCCTACCTCGAACGAGGGACGGACCGGTTCGAAGTCACGCACACGGTGACGCGCGAAGACACCGTCGACGCGCTCTCGACGGCGGACGTCGACTGCGTCGTCTCCGCGTACACGTTCCCCGACGGGAACGGCATCGAACTCCTCAAGCGCATCCGCGAAGCCCATCCGCGACTGCCGTTCATCCTCTACACCGGCAAGGGCAGCGAGGAAATCGCCAGCGACGCCATCTCCGCCGGCGTCACGGACTACATCCAGAAACGCGCCGGTGCCGAACAGTACGAAGTGCTCGCCAACCGCATCGAGAACGCCGTCGAGAAATGCCGCTCCGAGCGCGAACTCGCGGACCAAAACCGCCGCCTCGCAACGCTCATCACCAACCTCCCCGGGATGGTGTACCGCTGCGAGAACGACCCCGGCTGGCCGATGGAGTTCGTCGGCGGCGAATGCGAGCAACTCAGCGGCTACGACGCCGCCGCGCTCGAACGCGGCGACGTCCGCTGGGGCGAAGACGTCATCCACCCCGACGACCGCGGGTCGGTTTGGGCGACCGTTCAGACGGCTATTGCTGACGAGCAGTCCTTCGAGGTCACGTACCGCATCCGGACTGCCGACGGCGACCGGCGGCACGTCTGGGAGCGCGGCCGCGGCGTCCCCGACGAGAACAGCGACGTCGTGGCCATCGAGGGGTTCATCACGGACGTCACCGAGCACGTCGAACGCGAACGCGAACTCCGCCGCCAGCGCAACCGCCTCGACGAATTCGCGTCCATCGTCAGCCACGACCTCCGAAACCCCCTGAACGTCGCTGACGGCCGCCTCGAACTCGCTCGCGACGACTGTAACAGCGAACATCTCGACGACGTCGCCGCCGCCCACGACCGCATGGCGGCGCTCATCGACGACCTGCTCGCGCTCGCGCGGTCGGACGCCGCCATCACCGACCCCGATAGAGTGTCGCTACACGACGTCGCGACGGACTGCTGGAGGAGCGTCGAGACACCCACGGCGACGCTGCGAGTCGACGGCGAAACGACGGTGTTCGCGGACCGCTCGCAGCTCCGCCGGCTCTTCGGGAACCTGTTCCGGAATGCTGTGGAACACGGTTCCACAGACCCCCAGAACGCGAAGCGTTCTGAGGATGCCGTCGAACACGGCTCGGCGCAGTCCGACGACTGCGTCACGGTCCGTGTCGGCGACCTCGACGACGGCTTCTACGTCGAGGACGACGGCCCAGGCATCCCCGCCGGCGACCGCGAGCGCGTCTTCGAGTACGGCTACTCGACGGACGACCGCGGAACCGGCATCGGGCTCAGCATCGTCGCGGAGCTCGTGGACGCCCACGGCTGGAGCATCGAGATTACTGACGGCGAAACGGGCGGGACGCGCTTCGAAATCACGGGCGTCGAAACCGCGGACTAGCTTACCAGGTGCCGTGGAACGTATCGAAGGAGAGGTCTTCGAGGGGCTTGTTGCCCACCGCAATCTCGTACTCGCCGGGGGTCACCATCGGCTTGTGGAACTGCGGGCCGTCGTCGGTCGTGATGCGCGGACAGCCCGTGTTCACGAACGCGTCCATGTCGAAGTTCCGGAGGCGGTCCGGCGTGACTTCGTCCATCGTGATGAGGTAGGCGTTGTCGTTGTTCTCCACGATTTCGTTGGCCTGGTCCCAGCGACCCTGCCCGATTTTCGTGCAGAAGATGACGCCCCACTTCTCGGCGCTCATCGCCTTGTGGACGGTGGCGTAGCGCTGCTTGAGGAACTTCTCCGTGTCAGCGACGGAGACGGAGTTGTTGACGGGGTCGGCGATGACGACCTTCTTCTCGGGGTGCTCCATCGCGAGGCCGAGCGGGTGGAACTTCCCGCCGCCGACGTACAGCACCTGGTCGGCGTCGATGTCGGCGCTCGCGTAGTTGCAACCGAGCACCTGTCCCTCGTGAGTGAGGCGGTCGTCGCCCTTCCGGGTGTGGACCTCGTAGCCGCGGTCGCCCAGCCACGCTTTCATCTCCCCGAAGAGGTTCATGTGCTGGGCAGTCGTGACGAGGCCGACGTCTTCCTCGTCGAGCTCCTCGACGGCCTGCTCCATGATGGGTTCGACGTCGACGTTCGAGAACAGCGGCACGTAGATGATCTTCTCGGACTCCTTCATCGGGGAGTGGCCGAAGTGGACGAAGACGTCCGTCCGCCGCATCATGTACGTGTCGAGGTCGCAGGCACCGTAGCACGGCTGCCCCGAAATCATGACACGCGTGTCGTCGGGGAGCAGCTTGCGGAGGTCGTCGGCGACTCCGGGCGCGCTGCGCTTCAGCCCCTCGGGGAACTGCAGGCCGACCTTCTCCGCGTCGCGCTCCTCGACCGCCTCCACGATGCGGTCGAGTTCGTAGTCCCACGTTCGGTCGTGTTTCAGGGAGAGTCCGGTGTTCCGGAGGTCTCCCGCCGAACGGGTCTCTTCGTGGCTCATTACACCGCGATACAGGCTTCGCTCGTTTAACCTCGGCGGTTCCGGGGGCGACCGCCCCCGCTTCCGGCAGCTTCAAACCGACCGAGCGCCAACCGCCAGGCATGAGCGTCGACTCCGACTCCGCGGCCACGACCGGCACCACGAAGGCCGACGACATCGCCCGCCAGCTCGGCGAAGCCATCGAGGCATCCCCCGAGTACCAGCGCTACGAGGAGACGAAGGCCGCCGTCGAGGAGAGCGAGGAAGTCCAGCAGCGCATCAGCGAGTTCGAGGACCTCCGCCAGGAGTTCATGCTCGCGCGCCAGACCGGCGACGCCACCCAGGAGGACGCCAAGAATGTCGAGGACGCCCAGAAGCGCCTCCACGAACACCCCGTGATGGCGGAGTACCTCGACGCCCAGGACGAACTGGAAGCCAAATTCGAGTTCCTCAACGACCTGATCTCGGAGCCGCTGGACGTCGACTTCGTCGGCGAGTCCGGCGCGTGCTGTCAGGACTAGTCTTCGCCGCCGTACTGTTCGCTGATAGCCGCTTCTTCGGCCGCTAGCTTCTCGATGCCCGTCTTGAGCCCGTACGTGAGCACGGTGTGTCCGAGGTCCGTGAGCGTGTAGTAGGAGTACGGCTGTTCGGTGCCCGTGTTGGGGTCCCGGCGGTTCCGAACGAGCCCCGTGCGCTTGAGCTTCCGGAGGTGGTAGTGGAGGTCGTTGCCCTCGCGGTCGAGGAGGTCGGCGAGTTCGCCGGTGGAGAGTCGTTCGACCTCGCTCAGCGCGGTGAGGATGCTGAACGCGGGTTCGCCGGACGCGACGTCGTACATTTCGAGGTACTCCTCGCGCGTGAGGATGCTGTCCTCGGGGAGGTCGACGTCGGGGGCGTCCCGCTGGTCGCCGTCCCGGCCGTCGTCGTCCCGCAGTACGCCGCCGTCGGCGCGCGTCGTGGATTGGTCGTTCATGGCTTCCCCGTACTGGTCGCTTCGCCACGAACCGGGTTAAACATTCTTACTGTGGCGGAAGTGGAGCGAGGCCGGGATTTAAGGCCGCCACCCGGGAATGCCCGACGAGATGCGCGAGCGCCTCCGCGACGCCCTCGAAGACAGCGAGTACGTCTCCCACGAGGCCAGCAAACCCGAGTTCCTGGTCTACCTGATGGGGCCGTACAAGTCCTTCCCCCCGTACGAGTCGCCGCCGATGGGGACCGACGTCGCGACGACGCGGCCGACGCTCGACGAAATCGACGAGCGCCTCGCCGCCGGCGACCTCCAACTCGACGCCGACGAGGCGCTGGCGCTGCTCGTCTCGCTGCGCCGCGACCTGCGCGCCGACACCGGCGTGAATGCCTTCCTCGCGACGGACCCCGAGATTTCCCTCCACGAGATGGACGCCGCCACCCAGAGCATCGAGTTCACGAAGGCGGCGACCGCGACCGTCTTCGTCGCGCCGGCGATGGGCGACAACCTCGGCGTCGGCATCGAGGTCGGTTCCGTCTGCGAACACCTCGACGAACGGCCGCTCCTGGAAGACGTGGTGTTCTACGGGGAGGCCGACGTCGACAGTTCGATGGTCGAAGCCGTCTCCCAGCGGTGGCACGTCACCGTCGACGAGTTCCGCAGCTACGACGACCTCTACCGGGCCGTCCGCACGCACCTCCGTGCAGTCGCCTGACCCGACCCCGGAACGCTTAGGGGCGACGCGAGTGACCCGTCAGTATGGTCCACTCCGACTGGGGCGACTGGCTGCCGACGGCCGTCGAGCAGTCCACGCCCGCTGGCGTCGCGGTCTGGTATCTCGGTTGCAACGGCTTCGTGCTCAAGGGCGAGGACGGAACGACGCTGTTCATCGACCCCTACATGGGGACCGGTTCCCCGCCGCGCACCATCCGGATGATTCCGGTGCCGTTCGACCCGCGGGACGTCACCGAGGCCGACGCCGTGCTCGCCACCCACGAGCACACCGACCACGTGCACGGGCCGAGCCAAGCCCCGATTCTCGCCGAAACCGGGGCACAGTTCTACGCGCCCGACGACTCGCTGGCGGTCGCGCGCGGCGAGGAGGCGTGGGACGACAACTACGCCGTCGACACCGACCAGTACAACGAAGTCGCGGAGGGCGATACGTTCGAGGTCGGCGAGTTCACGATTCACGTCGAACCCGCCCACGACCCGGACGCAACCCACCCCGTCTCGTACGTCATCGAGCACGACGCGGGCACCATCTTCCACGGCGGCGACACCAAGCCCAGCGACGAGTTCGAGCGGCTCGGCCGCGAGTACGACGTCGACCTCGGGGTTCTGGCGTTCGGCGCTGTCGGCAACGTCCCCGACAAGCAGAGCCGCGAACCGAAGCGCACGCGCTGGTACAACGACGAGAATCAGGTCGTGAAGGCCGCCAGCGACCTCCGCGTCGACCGCCTGCTCCCCTCCCACTGGGACATGTGGAAAGGCCTGACGGCGGACCCGAAGGCGCTACACCACCACGTCCGGAGTTTCGCGTTCCCGCGCCGCCTCGAGCTCGTGGAAATCGGCGACCGCGTGGACGTGACAGACGAGTAACTGACGCCGCGAGTCGGCGGGTAATTTAAGTCCTCGTCCGCGTAGGTGGTGGTATGCACGACCAACCCGCGGGTGGTTCCGATGAGTGACGAGACGGTCGTCGAGACCGACGGCGTCACCGTCAGCAAGTTCTTCAACGCCGAGGACTTCCCGGTCCCGGCGGTCGCCTTCGACGTCGACTCCGACCGAGACGACGCGGTCACGCTCCGCATCGTCGACGAGATTCCCGACGAGTTCGGCATCGACCAGATTGGGTTCCACCCCGAGTACGGCAGCGAGCACTGGACGGCCAGCGGCGACGGCGTCGTCCGCTTCGAGCGCGAAATCGAGCGGGGCGAATCCTTCACCACCGTATACGGCGTGCGCATGGAGGAAGGCCAGGACGAGACGCCGTTCCTCTCCGCGCCGACCGTCGAACTGGAGGGCGAGGACATCGACGAGGTCGTCCCGCCGGAGTCCACGTCGGTCGTCCGCGAGCTCGCGGGCGGCGAGCGCGAGACGGTCCCCGGCCTCGAAGAGGAGAGCGAGGAGGTCGGCCTGGAAGCCGACATCGAGGGCGGCATCGAGTCCCTCGAAGAGGAGGACGCCGAAATCCTCGAAGGCGATGTCGACCTCGGCGGCGAAGAGGAGTCCGCAGTCGAAGCCGACGAGGAGTCGGTGGACGTCGAGGACGAGACGTTCGAGGAGGAACCACCAACCGAGCCGGAGGCCGAGGGGTACGGGGCAGAGCAGCCCGAGCCGCCTGCCGCCGACGAGGGGGTCGAGGAGCCCGAAGCCGAAGGGTTCGGGGAGGAGGAAGCCGAGGCCGAGGCAGAGCCGACAGAAGCCGAGCCCGCACCCGAGTCCGTCGGCTTCGACGCCAGCGACCTCGTCGCGACGCTCGCGGAGGCCATCCGCAACGACGAGGTCAGTGACGACGACCTCGCGACCCTACAGGACGCCTTCGGCGGCATCCCCAACAGCACGCAGGTCGAAATCGACCACCTCCAGAGCCGCGTCTCCGAACTGGAGGCGTACACGAACGCCCTCGAGGAGTTCCTCGACGAGGAGGGCACCGCCCAACAGCTCGTCAGCGACGTCGAGAACGAGGTCTCCTCGCTGTCCGCGGAACTCGGCGACCTCTCGAACGAGCTCGCGGAAGTGGAGGCCAGCGTCGAGGACGCCGCCGGCGACCGCGAGCAGCTCCGCGAGCGCGTCGCGGCGGTCGAAGACGACGTCGGCGCAGTCGAGGATCTCCGCGAGGACCTCGAACGCCTGCGCGGCGACGTCGACGCCATCGACGAGCGCCTCGAAGACACCGAGGACGCCGTCATGGCGGTCGACGACCTCGAAGACGACCTCGAGGGTGTCGCCGAGGACCTCGAAGACGTCGAGGAGCACGTCGACGAGATCGAGGAGTGGCGCAGCCAGCTCTCGGACGTCTTCGGCACGTAACGCCGCAACTCCCCCGGCCTGGGGGAATCACAACCGTTTTCGGCGCGCGCCGGCTCTCTTCTCGTATCATGACTGCGCCGGTGCGCGTCGCCGTTCCGCGGAAGGGGCGGCCGCTGGAAGCCGTACTCGACAGATTCGCCGCTCGCGCCGACGCGACCGCGGTCGCCGACGACGTGGTGTCGACGCTGCGCTACGAGAAGGCCGTCACGAAAGACGAGCAGGACGCCGAGCGCGGCGTCTACAACCGCCTCGCCGAGTACAGCGAGCCCGCCGAGCCACACGAGCCGGATTTCACGCTGCTGCGGGACGCCCGCGCGGGCAAGCCCCGGCGCGTCGTCTTCGACTCGCTGACCCTCGACGTCGAGGGGACGCCCGTCCAACTGGTCGGCCGCGAGGAGCCGTTCCGCGCGCTCCGCACGCACGAGTTCGCGCTCGGGTTCGACAGCGCCGACCTCGTCCTGGAGGAAGTCGTCCAGTTGGAGCCGGAGCCGCTCTCGACCATCGCGGACCTGAACGACCGCATCGACCCCCACGACACGGACGTCCGCGTGATTTCGGGGCTCGGCGACACCGTCTACCACACGCTGCTGGCGACGCCCGCGGCCAAGCAGTCCGTCGGTGCCGACGAACTCGACCGCGCGTTCCTCGCAGCTTACGAGGGCGAGGTCTGCATTAGCCCGCGCTACGAGCGCCTCGTTCGCGCGGTCCTCGGCACGGACGCCACAGAGGGCGTGGAGTTCGTCTACCCCGAGGCGGGCCGCGAGGAGGAGGCCGCCATCGCGGACGTCGGCGTCGGCGTCTACCTCACGGTCACGGGTTCGACGGCCCGCGAGCACGGCCTCGAAGTCGGCGAGCGGCTGTTCCCCAGCGAGACGGTTCTGATGGAGAACCAGTCCGAAGCCGGCGGCGAGGACGTGCAGGCGGTCAAGCGCGCGCTCGCCGCGGACGCCGACGAAACCGCGATTCCACCCCAGTAGTTCGGCGGGAACGACTAACAGTTGCTCGCGCGTAGCGCCGAGCATGCCGCCGACGCTCGGACTCACCGGCGACGTGATGTTGGGGCGCGCCGTCGACGAGCGCCAGCACACCCGCGACGCGACCGCCGTCT encodes the following:
- a CDS encoding DUF7550 family protein produces the protein MSDDHAHDDSGRVTSPMQEYTTSQVGVGLLVLLVGVAVAYLFPAFF
- the hisF gene encoding imidazole glycerol phosphate synthase subunit HisF, which encodes MLTKRVIPCVDVDLDDDGNAAVYTGVNFEDLEYTGDPVEMAKRYNEAGADEFVFLDITASAEGRATMLETVERVADEVFIPLTVGGGIREKDDIKETLRAGADKVSINTGALERPELITEGAKAFGNQCIVISVDARRRYDEQGEHYEQVDGESCWFEATVKGGREGTGRDVVEWAREAEERGAGELFVNSIDADGTKDGYDLPLTGAVCDAVSTPVIASSGCGSPQDMADAFDAGADAALAASIFHYGEYTIEETKQYLDEHGVPVRL
- the purL gene encoding phosphoribosylformylglycinamidine synthase subunit PurL; this encodes MPLVESDRRLVEAELGRDPTRAEAALFENLWSEHCAYRSSRPLLSAFTTDSDDVVVGPGDDAAVVSVPGTDQLVTFGVESHNHPSYVDPYDGAATGVGGIVRDTLSMGAYPIALADALYFGGFDRDHSRYLLDGVVEGISDYGNAIGVPTVTGSTQFHDGYEGNPLVNVACVGLVTEDRLVTAAAKEPGNKLVLVGNATGRDGLGGASFASEDLAEDAETEDRPAVQVGDPYTEKLLVEANEALVDEDLLMAARDLGAAGLGGASSELVALGGLGARIDLNEVHQREPNMNALEILLAESQERMCYEVRPEDVERVQEIAERFDLGCSVIGEVTEGNYVCEFEGEAQRASEEASGDSREPETVVDAPAEFLADGAPMNDLEREEPSEPETDLPDVDVDEAFDAVLSSPNTASKRWVYRQYDHEVGNRTLRRPGDDAAELALHEVAEAGGEETALAFSAGTNPNWTDASPYRGAYATAVENATNLAAVGAEPLAAVDCLNGGNPENPDVYGGFAAAVDGLADGCRAVDAPVVGGNVSLYNDSNAGPVPPTPTLAMLGVRQGYDAPGMAAAGEGEFVLVGGHDETLGGSEYLAQFDGSAPFPDVEDSSVAAVRTAATHDATLAVHDVSDGGLAVTLAEMVGESAGVEVDVPSVGALFSEAPGRAVVETTDVDVLRDAVDAPVVDLGETTDDGVLSLAVAGESVDYDHEEIVDARRVLERELD
- a CDS encoding METTL5 family protein, producing the protein MKRALEQRLSAVEGFRNPSAALEQYSTPADLAAHLLHLADLHGDLAGCTVADLGTGTGMLALGAATRNPERVLAVERDPDALAVARENEPRVDPAVAVDWLLGDATRPPLETVDTVVMNPPFGAQRGSEHADRAFLVATAEIAGASYSIHNAGSKSFVESFAADEGGEVTHAFAAELDVARQFEFHTSERERLDVEAFRIEWADYS
- a CDS encoding rhomboid family intramembrane serine protease, whose product is MNVSPVVVVAATTLALLAVTVAVPRFRRFSSLTRAAPVAVLVGIAAAAALETVDVWTAAAYAAVVTFVATGVGVLSVGEGRAAVRRIRSRLLFGIPWGTLLVVVAVAAFYLVVQFGAAGAPLVVPFVSWSYFYPLGTVTSAFAHASLGHVTGNLVATVALAPLAEYAFSHYPTERGESSFGSWRTNPYVRALVVFPAAVFGVGLLTGVFSWGATIGFSGVVYAFAGFALVRFPLATVLAVSVREVLSLLWTVVHDPITYASASPSFSTPWWAGISVQGHLFGFLVGAVLAAALVVRRENRPSAARIWFGAVVLAASMSLWAVWWYGAADEYVLFRALGVLLVAALAVLLTAAVRADTSTLFGDVSTRKAAFVVLLLPVVTMSMVAVPVNLTTVADADLPGDPVEIRGYEVTYAEDVTNERVSGVDVPYFSQATNVSASGVIVANPERDIWTQEVSASRLGFYGDQSVTVGGVGWKESVGVHRRGWVPAGASAVYNVYVTPPEGETRHVYSSENATADPVVAGRQVRVTSSSGGFDLDVLRNQTVVGSTGIPQQNETTDAAGLTFVRNGSRVLTEHENTTIRIASRETYE
- a CDS encoding DNA-directed RNA polymerase subunit L, whose protein sequence is MDLRVIEKGDAELTIEIAGEDHTFMNGLKGSLIETEGVVAASYDMNPEQSGGQTEPVLTIKTEEGTDPLDALQSAAERMSDELRDFADTFEAAA